tgtgtattctctggtgcacTGTCAGCGCTCCAGATTgggcaaaactcttcccacattcatCACAGCTATaggatttctctcctgtgtgtgttctctggtgtgatatcaggtTGCATTGTTGAGTAAacctcttcccacattgagtacagctataaggtttctctcctgtgtgtgttctctggtgtaaagTCAGAGATCCAGatgtagtaaaactcttcccacattgatcacagctataagatttctcccctgtgtgtgttcccTGATGAATTGTAATGCCTGATGaggtgaatctcttcccacagacagagcagcagagagttctcttCCCTGTGGATCTCTGCAGGTGTTTCTTGGGGTGTTCTAatgtggagagactcttctctgcctcgtcagcatcatgaggttgttgaggctccccagaggatccacggtagtcccgtctctctcctgtgtgaacaacaaagtcagacagatgatTAAAGGCCCACAACAGCGGAAATCCACTGTAAAAGGTGATGCCAACAGCGTAGCCATGATGTTGTACAACAATTGTCTGTAATGAATGTAATGATTATTTGACAATTGTCTTAAAATGAGCAAGAATAGTCctattttgtcttgttttcacattaGTAGTAACATCGATGATTGTAGGCTAGAAATAAGTTATTAAAGTTGTTGAAATCCTAAGAAGTGTGCCAGATGACTTTTGGTCTCCAACATAGGCACCTTTCTGTGTTTGCTAAAATTGTGGCACGAGGGCGATGCACATGCAATTTGGTGGTAGAAACTCATCCccctaatgaggaaaccactagttatggatgtagtatatctggtaatgaggaaaccactagttatggatgtagtatatctggtaatgaggaaaccactagttatggatgtagtatatctg
This portion of the Oncorhynchus gorbuscha isolate QuinsamMale2020 ecotype Even-year unplaced genomic scaffold, OgorEven_v1.0 Un_scaffold_1305, whole genome shotgun sequence genome encodes:
- the LOC124022138 gene encoding gastrula zinc finger protein XlCGF49.1-like; the protein is MTVTSKKEEEEEPGYLVPVSQTHLKASNGSNEEFSHKMVLRNRSLINTRERRDYRGSSGEPQQPHDADEAEKSLSTLEHPKKHLQRSTGKRTLCCSVCGKRFTSSGITIHQGTHTGEKSYSCDQCGKSFTTSGSLTLHQRTHTGEKPYSCTQCGKRFTQQCNLISHQRTHTGEKSYSCDECGKSFAQSGALTVHQRIHTGEKPYSCSQCGNSFAASRTLTQHQRIHTREKYFVCE